Proteins from a genomic interval of Treponema succinifaciens DSM 2489:
- the hslV gene encoding ATP-dependent protease subunit HslV: MENENKIRSTTVIAVRRNGKVAMAGDGQVTMGNTVMKGNAKKVRRIYDGKVLTGFAGATADAFTLFDKFEEKLKTFNGDLTRAAVELAKLWRTERSMSKLEALLLVADSKKILLISGSGDVIEPENDILAIGSGGNYAYAAAMAYMESSQFSAKEIAQKSLAIAGQICIYTNSNVVVEEL; the protein is encoded by the coding sequence ATGGAAAATGAAAATAAAATCCGCAGCACCACTGTAATCGCTGTAAGGAGAAACGGAAAAGTTGCCATGGCTGGAGACGGTCAGGTTACTATGGGAAACACTGTTATGAAGGGCAACGCAAAAAAAGTGCGCCGCATTTATGATGGCAAAGTTCTTACAGGATTTGCCGGAGCAACCGCAGACGCTTTTACTCTTTTTGATAAATTTGAAGAAAAACTCAAGACATTTAACGGCGACCTTACTCGTGCCGCTGTTGAGCTTGCAAAACTTTGGCGAACAGAACGTTCAATGAGCAAGCTTGAGGCGCTTTTGCTTGTGGCTGATTCAAAAAAAATCCTTTTGATTTCAGGAAGCGGAGATGTCATTGAGCCAGAAAACGATATTCTTGCAATCGGTTCTGGAGGAAATTATGCTTATGCGGCGGCGATGGCTTATATGGAATCTTCACAGTTTTCAGCAAAAGAAATTGCCCAGAAGTCGCTTGCAATCGCAGGGCAAATTTGCATTTATACTAACAGCAATGTTGTAGTTGAGGAGCTTTAA
- the hslU gene encoding ATP-dependent protease ATPase subunit HslU, protein MTEEIKAQLNSKGIPDGLTPAQIVEKLDNYIIGQQKAKRFVAVALRNRQRRIKLPEEIRDEVAPKNILMMGPTGVGKTEIARRLAKLCGAPFLKVEATKYTEVGYVGRDVESMVRDLMAVGYNMVKAEMQEKLREKCIPIVEDQLLDLLLPGSSGKKKRKDSSPKRDVHVLGNIFGESSPIQGSLIQVDIPKENPAQDEPQEEIEEETSTSEDMASTREKFRTMLREGKLEDRVVEITVHRQPSFSMNMMGASNPEDLEESINGLQELLSGGRSKRRNVTVREARQILMADTLERNTDSDKAADEAKKRVEQSGIIFIDEIDKIATHGGEGDRQAVSREGVQRDILPIVEGSDVNTKWGVVNTTHILFIGAGAFSVSAPSDLIPELQGRFPLRVELEPLKKEDFKRILTEPKNALVKQYEALLATEGVTLKFADEAIDRMSFIAEDVNSHSENIGARRLHTIMETVLEELSFDADRHAGETITIDSKYVDEKLNGVIQNQNLERYIL, encoded by the coding sequence ATGACTGAAGAAATCAAGGCGCAGCTGAATTCAAAAGGAATTCCAGACGGACTTACTCCAGCGCAGATTGTTGAAAAACTTGACAATTATATAATCGGACAGCAGAAGGCAAAACGTTTTGTCGCAGTTGCTTTGCGAAACCGTCAGCGCAGGATAAAGCTTCCAGAGGAAATCCGGGACGAAGTTGCGCCGAAGAACATTTTGATGATGGGACCAACTGGAGTCGGAAAAACTGAAATTGCCCGCCGTCTTGCAAAACTTTGCGGAGCGCCATTCTTGAAAGTGGAAGCCACAAAATACACCGAGGTTGGCTATGTTGGCCGTGATGTTGAAAGCATGGTTCGCGATCTTATGGCAGTTGGCTATAACATGGTAAAGGCTGAAATGCAGGAAAAACTGCGTGAAAAATGCATTCCGATTGTGGAAGACCAGTTGCTTGACTTGCTTTTGCCTGGAAGTTCTGGCAAGAAAAAGCGCAAGGATTCCTCTCCAAAAAGAGATGTCCATGTGCTTGGAAATATATTCGGCGAGTCAAGTCCGATTCAGGGAAGCTTGATTCAAGTTGATATTCCAAAAGAAAATCCTGCTCAGGATGAGCCGCAGGAAGAAATTGAAGAAGAAACTTCAACCAGCGAAGATATGGCTTCTACACGTGAAAAATTCAGGACAATGCTCCGTGAAGGCAAGCTTGAAGACCGTGTTGTGGAAATAACTGTTCACCGCCAGCCTTCGTTCAGTATGAACATGATGGGAGCAAGCAATCCAGAAGATCTTGAGGAAAGTATAAATGGACTTCAGGAGCTTCTTTCAGGCGGAAGATCAAAAAGGCGCAATGTAACTGTTCGGGAAGCACGGCAGATTCTCATGGCGGACACTCTTGAACGGAATACGGATAGTGACAAGGCTGCTGACGAGGCAAAGAAAAGAGTTGAGCAAAGCGGAATTATTTTTATAGACGAAATTGACAAGATTGCAACTCACGGCGGTGAAGGCGACCGTCAGGCAGTCAGCAGGGAAGGAGTTCAGCGGGACATTCTTCCTATTGTTGAAGGAAGCGATGTGAATACAAAATGGGGCGTGGTAAACACAACTCATATTTTGTTTATTGGAGCCGGAGCGTTCAGCGTGTCTGCCCCAAGTGATCTTATCCCGGAACTTCAAGGCAGATTTCCTCTTCGCGTTGAATTGGAGCCGCTCAAAAAAGAAGATTTCAAGCGCATACTTACCGAGCCAAAAAACGCTCTTGTAAAGCAGTATGAAGCGCTTCTTGCAACTGAAGGCGTAACTTTAAAGTTTGCAGACGAAGCTATTGACCGCATGAGTTTTATAGCAGAAGACGTAAATTCTCACAGTGAAAATATAGGCGCGCGCAGGCTTCACACTATAATGGAAACTGTTCTTGAGGAATTGAGCTTTGATGCTGACCGCCATGCAGGTGAAACAATAACAATTGACAGTAAATATGTTGATGAAAAACTGAATGGCGTAATTCAAAACCAGAATTTGGAGCGTTATATACTCTAG